GGACATTCTAAAActttgtttaggctatgtgtAAATCAGAGCccaaaccaatgtgttttcaaaaatatccacatacgtgtaaacagcttatCAGTCAGTACAACTGTCCCCTACAAAAAGCAGGagtacacacccccacacacatacatacacaacctTCTATTATAACATATTGGTAGTGACAATACTATAATAACTCTAATCCTAAAGCAGACCCTGAactattttgttgttgttatttatttatttatttatttatttatttattcccttCCTTATTTATTTACCAATTTATCCACAACTAAATTAACAaatcacaatacagtacattgtcAACCTCTACATAGACACTTGAAAATAATCCTTTAGGATGGGACACATGCAATTTcatcactttttaaaaatatatatctggAGAGGTAAATCAATTGGGAAAGACTTTCACCCTGTGGCACTTAAAGCCTTGACAGCAACTGAAGCAACATCATTCCCCAAACCTAATTACACTACTTGTCttgtaccacccagaaaagtagtgagtagacacactggacatatctcttttgctgggcacttttggcttagagggcacttttggcttagagggcccactcataattagcggcgcagaactgactccccggtgggccctgcacccttgtgggcccttattttcagaaatgtaaaaaaaaaagttttacctttttttacatttctgaaaataggggcccacaagggtgcagggccaaccgggaaatgcccgctatgccagatggccagtcctaaAAGCTAGTCTATTCATGACTGTCTGACTCTTAAAACATGTGTTCTTGTGTACGTTCTCACAGCTACCTGGGTTGGAGGAGGGTTCATTCTTGGAGTTGCTGAAGCTGTCTATAGCCCACAAAAGGGTTTTGTTTGGGCACTGATGCCATTCTACTATTCTGTGTCATTTATAATAGGTAAGTTTGATGAAAGATTTCAAATCAAAATAATGATGCAATTCATATTACTGTGTGTGGACATAactgtttgttgtctgtgttcgTAGCGTGTTACTATTGTTGTTGTATCGTTACCGTCCTGAAAATTAGGAATCGTCAAATGGAGCTCGCCAAACCCATTGTGAATATACCTATTTGAATGATTGATTCATGtgatatataatattatatttttatttttcagtcACATATTTTATTCAATGTACATGTACGCATATTTACTGCAAGCTTTGATTAGCTTTAGCAAATTAATTTTGCAGCTTTTGTTGTATCCATGACTCAATTTtattcttggagcaggcgtcactcttaattatttaaagtctttgagggtgctggctcaaattttaaattcaatgtttcaagaaggaggccgcaccttgcatagcagtgtttttttattgcacagacgcgtaatgccccgtgtacatcgggagcgaccaacgcgaatgaagcgacggaagtcattcattctctatggagggtgcgcgaccagtgctaccggagcgaattcgccaggggcgaagcttcttgagcgaccagggcgacttttaacgattaaactcaagctaatcttaagcgaattcgctatgacgctgttcggcgaaaaccaatcggaacgttcatatcgaggaatgtcccaggctgtcacgacagagccgttatgtgattagctgaatcaaacatgtcagtgcagcgtccagagcgaataaaacgaattcatgccgcaacttcttcaactaccccagctacccggtcgcgttggtagcgcttgatgtacacggggcataaggcacacgccgaaacgtgccagtgcaataaaaaacactgctatgcaaggtgcgaccTCCTTCCTGTATCCATTACTCCCCATGCCATTGTGAAATTTCTTCAAAGATTTTCAAAACCGTGGTTCTATTTTGTCAGTCTCTGGTTTCTCCAAAACCTGGACAGACTGACCAAGCTCCTACTTGAAGAGACCTCATCAATCTCCTGTAGTATTGTAAAATGTCAGTTTATACCAACTCTTCGTACATGAGTGGGGAAGAGTGGCCGGTTTTGCCTTCAGTGGTTCCCTTAAACCAATTTAGCCTGATGCTGgagcctggagcaacatatacgctgcattcaggcttttgagatttgagttagtttttttgttttttttcataaaaaaaattgtttcatgttttattgtgcttcaaaggctgagatatttaggttttaatagggagagggcaccttttcccaagaaGGGCTCAGTCAGCACGCAGCAGGCGTATTTTGCAGGTGCACACCACACAAACAagacttaaaggagaattccggccgtATTTATATCACATCTTGTGTAGGCTGAGGGAAATTGGtcaaaggggaaaccgcgagaaatgttcatgcgtgctgcgcaaagttgttcaattgcgccgtTTACGATTAAAGCGTAGCCCAGCGGGCAAAGATTTAACTTTCTATGAAGCTCCTAGCTTGCATGAAAATGCTTTAGAATGATTTGGCCGTGGTCTCAGTACCAATACAACTCCATCCAGTGGCTAACCATTCCGTTAGCTAGCACAGATACGATACATTTGCAGATATCAGAAATGGcacacctacctctctcagcttccgtctTCCACAGGCGTCCGAAAAATTGATCAACAAAGTGCAATCCATTTCATTTTTGTCCCCCAAAGACAATATTTCAGGAACCCAGAAGACACATTTACTAGTCTTAAGTGGTCTGATAAGGTGTCTTTTAAGATTAAACGTTTCTTGGGCAGAAGATTGTGTCATGGAGGAAGATTGGGGTGTGTCCTGGTTCGTGTCCTTGAAcaactttgtttcttttttgttttttttgttacacGTGACGTGCCACATGGACATGTAAGACTTtgtcattgattttttttctattttgttgcAGGTGGTTTAGTATTCGCTAAACCCATGAGGGAGAAGAAGTACATCACAATGATGGATCCTTTTcagatcaaatatggcaaacgTGTGGCTACTTTGATGGTGATCCCCGGCATCATTGTGGATGTGTTGTGGGTCGCTTGCACTCTTATGGCATTGGGTAAAAAGAACCATGCATTTTTTATGATATGCAATTTCATCATTAAATGTGTAAATAACAAATATTTCCATACCATAATAATCTATATTTTCTGGCAAATTTTCCGTACACTACACATTGCAGACTTGTAACAAGTGCATTAGTAATGGAAACAGAAGGGGGTGGTGTGACATTTTACCTGCAAAGCATTTCCCTGCAATTACTGTATTTCAATATACCACTCATGTGTGAACATTGTTTCTTGCTCGAAATCAACTTCTCCACTTGGTGTTCAATTCATCTACTGTATATGTCGTTCATTAACATGTGATTAGTCAGTTATATGATATTGTgggccctgccttggcctaacggtagggcactgggttaatatgctggcgacccgggttcgattccggcccgggtcatttgacaATCCTCCCCattaaataaaggcaaaaaaatccctaaaaaatatatgttttaaacCCTATATGATATTTTGCAGGAGGAACGATGAGCACGATCCTCGATTTGCCGTATGCCTACTCAGTGGTCTTGTCCGCAGCAGTAGCAATACTCTACACTCTCCTTGGGGGGCTCTACTCCGTCGCCTACACAGATGTCATCCAATTAGTCCTTATCTTTATTGCATTGGTGAGTACACAAAAAACTTCTATTGTTATGTTTAGGGGTGAGACTTTGATTGATTATGATTAATTGTGAATAATTAAttacaaaacctacaaaaccaattAATTTGTTATTTTTCAAGTCACATCCGTTATGTTAATGAAAAAGTACATTCTAATAAGGCGTAATGTTCTCACTCTTTCCGCTTTATACACAAGGACATATTGACATTCCCTTTCATGTCTGTTGTTAATAAAAGAATAATCACGATAAGTAAATAAAATAATCACAATGTCTTGCATAGGCATTGATCTCAtcatgtcttgtgtttcttgttcTGCAGTGGCTGTGTGTGCCATTCATCCTTCTGAACCCCATCTCCCTCGACATCAGCTGGACAGCTGTCAATCATACTTACCAGCCACCTTGGATTGGACATGTAGAGACACAGGACATCGGCAAATTCCTAGATGACTTTCTTGCTCTGGTAAGTAGCCTGCGTGTAGATCATTCCTTCCAGATAATTTTCACCATAAGTCACAGGTTGAATTCCTTTTGGCAActgccttgaaaaaaaaaaaacgagttggtttgcactgattcttgagaacgtggctaaaacaggttttcATTTTGAAAAATACTTCAAACCCAAAACATAGAAGTGTATTATGACAGACGAGGGTCGGAACAAACTCCGCatattttactcttttttttcttaaaataggctCTTAATTTGTTTTTCTCAACagcgtcagacacaattaaagttaaaaatgtgttttttattgttttgttttattattattattgttattattattattattatttttattattatcttAATTATTTTAAGAATTCAACAGCATTAAAGATACAGTACATATTGTAAGAATATTCCTTCAAAACCGTCAAATACATAAAACTCCCTATTCATTTAATTAAATAGATCCTATACTTAAATTAAAGGTGGTTGTGCAGGTGAAATGATAATAGATTAGCAGTTTCCTGTTAGTACAACACATTTAAACTATTATCCATTGTATTTGATTTGGTTGGGAACCCCAAAACATAATATCAATCGAAAAAGTGAGAGTTATTCTTCTCCCATAAAGCAATGCATGACATCATGTTAGATGAACTGGAGCAACCAGATTCTATACCAGAACGCGTCAGTGCGTTTACAGTTTGTTACTAATAGATATAATATACTGATATAATAATCCATTTTGTTAACGTTTATTCATGATTCGTTGATATTCTTCaatgatttgtcaatatttttcatatttCTTCGCCAGAGTGTTGGAGCACTTGGCTTCCAGTGTTTTCACCAGAGGACCCTGTCCGCATCCTCGCCGGTCAAGGCCCAGATCACATGCTTCGTTGCAGCAGTGATGATCATCATCCTGGGCATTCCATCCATTCTGATTGGAGCAGTGGCCGCATCAACAGGTGCCAGCTGCTCATATAATGCAATACGCCAATGGTTTTCAACACACCCTGGACATCATAAGctgcccaacgcccccttgactacatcataagccccccaacacccccttgacatcatcataagccccccaacgcaccattgaccacatcataagcctgccaccgGCCCCTCTttacggcccgtacccacacagagtaattccgctccgctctcattgactttgaatgggggcgatatcgcgcttgacagcgcggaggtgaagcgatatcgcagcgggacgcgatttgatatagacgagctctctatatcatgcaaatttgatggtccaataaccaatcagatgggcgtatgggtagcaagggcgggagttacaaatttttttgaaaaacatggcggcgatttctgtgatttccaacatcacgtttttgcttaatataaagaccctaaatgcttataaatgtcacgattaccacggattgatgtaaaaatgcaccacgaacttatgtaacacaaataggttactccacattgccatttgatcactcaatgttttgagctaaccgggtaagctaacgttagcatttcaccagaaccaggcagctacaagcttatattagactacttctgtacttctagaatgatataacggggcttaaatgttacctaggaccaaaacacaatcgtatttaagccatgtacacactgtgttgtgatattgagtgagtaatgtgtgcaaacgaccgttcgccgtttgttatctcgctcggtctacccggtgtcagctgcgagacacacCCCGCGCggcgaggctcgaaagtcgggtgagcagcgtagttagccccggggagaatctaatgggagtatccgttaccacacccccagcgcgatattgcgcgtcgcggatTCCGCCTGGCAGTTTCCCAGTCGGTACTAGGCGTTAGTATTATAAATTACCGTAGACCAATGAcccaccccaatggcaactaaacacCGCCCCCTTCAGCTGTATCCTTCGCAATGCCTCCTGAGTGTTCCCTAAAGCCAACATAGAGAAACACTACTATACATAGGTTGGTCTGTTATTATTCTACCTGAATGAGCACGCAGCCAGGGATCCCAAAATTCTAAGTACCTAAGTGTTAAACATCGGAAGTTGCATTGGACTAGTGTAGTGTGTGGTTAAAACCTGTTTTAGACGGCTGGATGTTGTAGCGGTTTCTGTGGTTTCTCCTACCGACTCCATTCCATCTTAACGTGAGGACATCAGAATTGATTCATATGCTTTGTAAATGAAATTATATTGTTTCACTCCAATCACATGTGAGGACAACGTTTGAGTGacgcagcttccaaacaatcagaggttgtcTCCGACAGCGATACCCCGTCTTGTAAGCAGTGGCTAACGCTCCGTAAAAAAATATAGCGTTTTTTAGGGAACATGGCTAAGAATTCCGAGCGACATGATAGTATGTTCTTCTAAACAGTGTCaccgacagtaggcctacagtgtgcgagtaagtggataaaaccgcaAGCCGACAAGACAACAAGTTCTTGTCATAGGCTAtactgtgcagggctccaatgggacttccaatgataaacacccAGCCggctagcattttggaatccctggctgcgtacaCATTTAACTGTTTACCAACAGCTGGAACCCATGTATATGTGATGATTTTCAGTTGAATTgtgtattttttgtcttttttgtagtTAATGTTCAAATTTCATAATTTTCATGATTTTTACTAAGCAAGAGACTAATATTTACTTGTCTGGCTTGCTTCAGAAACCAAAGACGTCtatgaaaaataattaaaaatgccAGATTTACAATGAGGTTTCACCtgcaaaaatgcatttttaaataACTCAAATAATGATCCATTAAAAACTTTATATGGCATTCTTAATGTCTTTCCACAGACTGGAATCTAACGGACTACGGTGCCCCTTCTCCATTTGAGCGTGGAGAGGCCTATGGGGTCTTGCCCATCTGTCTGCAGTACCTCGCCCCTCCATACGTCTCCATAGTAGGGATCGCTGCTGTGGCTGCAGCCGTCATGTCCTCAACGGACTCTGGTCTCATCTCCAGCACGTCCATGTTCAGCTCCAACATCTACAAGAATATCAGAAAACAGGTTTGTTAAGCTTTTACTTTGATATTGTACCCCATTGAAGTAACTGGGTGGGTAGTACAAAGGAAAACAAAATGCGATACAGTATGTGAGGAAATAAAACTTTTCTTGGTTAGTGGAGAAACAAAAAAGCCAAAAGATACACTGGGCTAGGTATGGGTTATTATAATACTACTTTTATCTGTATAGCACAATATAGACATGGAGCTCAATGTGCTTTAACAGTTAgatgaaaaaataaacacaataaaaATGAATAACTTGATTAAGAAAAACACCCTATTTACAAAAAGTTAAGATACGTTGGATGGCTAACTTAGAAATTAGAAATCATGGAATAACAAACCCACAAAATGACGCAAATGTAAAATCAAATGATCCGGAAGACTAGAGACAAAAGCAAAAAGTCATAAGAATTAGACAACTAAAACAAGGCCcttggtggcaacaggggtgaggaaaagcAGTTTGTGAATTTATAGGGGGAAACCTCTTTCTCCGTCTGGTCTTGCctcagaattttgaatgagttgtgaTGTATCAATTGACTTTCTTGGGAGATGAAAGAAAAGGGATGTAGGGGCTCGGTTTTAGTGTTCACTAGTTTTATCACAATGGGATTCCTTCCACTGAAATAACTCCATTAGGACAGGATACAAACTTGCGTGCGTGTTAACGTGTTAACTCTCCAATGCAGGCCTCAGACCGAGAGATGCAGTGGGTGATCCGCATAGCTGTTGTCGTGACCGGAGTGCTGGGGACAGCGCTGACCTTTCTCGACAACAGCATTTTGGGATTCTGGATCCTCGGAGCAGACGTGGGATACTGCATCGTCCTGCCCCAGCTTATCTGTGTCATCTTCTGCCCCGTCTCCAACGGTTACGGAGCAACTGCAGGCTACTTCCTGGGTATTCTGCTGAGGGTCTTGAGCGGAGAGCCCCTCATTGGCCTCCCACCAACCATCCATTTTCCAGGCGGTGAAATAGTGGATGGCGTGTACATCCAGCAAGCACCTGTCCGGACAGTGTCCATGCTGTTCACACTAGTCTGTGTGCTGTTTTTCTCATACGTGTTTGAACAACTATTCCACCATCATATACTTCCTGACAGATGGGACGTCCTTGGGGTCAGCAATGTGACGTCACCAAGGCTGGAACAAGCGAGCAATAATAACACTGATGGACAGACAGTGTCAATGATGTCAGGCCCTGACAAAGGACATTTGGAGAGGCACCGAGCAAAAGTGGACGAAAACACAAAGCTCTAGGATTTGCCTGGAAGTGACGTTTATGTATGGAGTGCTATTACAAACGATGTAACTGTACGTAATCATCAGAACTTTTTAATGCATGGACTTCCCATCCACAAAAGTAGTGGAGGATCTTTGCTTACACATTTGTGCCACATGCACAGTAAGGGCGAAATCCCTGTTCACATCTTGGCAAACACGTCACCATAAATATCACATGATACATTAATATTATTGATTATGAGGGCTAATGGAGGATTTGGCCAGTTATGAAATGTGCTAAAGAAGTGCTTTGAATTGAAAGTCTGTCTTCACCATGTTCAGATTACGAGacaattgctacgtgtacatgatgtttttgaatcggatctaatagatcggattta
The Engraulis encrasicolus isolate BLACKSEA-1 chromosome 12, IST_EnEncr_1.0, whole genome shotgun sequence DNA segment above includes these coding regions:
- the LOC134459647 gene encoding high-affinity choline transporter 1-like, encoding MGLNIPGLIATVAFYVAVLATGIWASRRAKAKVTTGTVTEVALLGGRSISLPVGIFTMTATWVGGGFILGVAEAVYSPQKGFVWALMPFYYSVSFIIGGLVFAKPMREKKYITMMDPFQIKYGKRVATLMVIPGIIVDVLWVACTLMALGGTMSTILDLPYAYSVVLSAAVAILYTLLGGLYSVAYTDVIQLVLIFIALWLCVPFILLNPISLDISWTAVNHTYQPPWIGHVETQDIGKFLDDFLALSVGALGFQCFHQRTLSASSPVKAQITCFVAAVMIIILGIPSILIGAVAASTDWNLTDYGAPSPFERGEAYGVLPICLQYLAPPYVSIVGIAAVAAAVMSSTDSGLISSTSMFSSNIYKNIRKQASDREMQWVIRIAVVVTGVLGTALTFLDNSILGFWILGADVGYCIVLPQLICVIFCPVSNGYGATAGYFLGILLRVLSGEPLIGLPPTIHFPGGEIVDGVYIQQAPVRTVSMLFTLVCVLFFSYVFEQLFHHHILPDRWDVLGVSNVTSPRLEQASNNNTDGQTVSMMSGPDKGHLERHRAKVDENTKL